From Pelotomaculum schinkii, one genomic window encodes:
- a CDS encoding PaaI family thioesterase — protein sequence MNLIEGLNIEYIGAGTDTLEAKMNLTQFHSQAFGILHGGAIISLGETVAGYASNQIIDKDQAAIGQTITANHMKSKKIEGYIIAKGKLMHKGKTSHVWGIEMYDENNVLISYMTVVNAIIKLNKSQTEGLLSSTLNTRQFDVLE from the coding sequence ATGAACTTAATCGAGGGGTTAAATATTGAATATATTGGTGCGGGTACCGATACACTCGAGGCTAAAATGAATTTAACCCAGTTTCATAGTCAGGCCTTCGGGATTTTGCACGGTGGTGCGATCATTTCATTAGGAGAGACTGTGGCAGGCTATGCATCAAATCAAATAATAGACAAAGATCAAGCAGCAATCGGCCAGACCATTACTGCCAATCATATGAAATCGAAAAAGATAGAAGGTTATATCATAGCCAAAGGAAAACTCATGCATAAGGGAAAGACATCCCATGTTTGGGGTATTGAAATGTATGATGAAAATAATGTATTAATATCATATATGACAGTTGTGAATGCTATCATTAAGTTAAATAAAAGCCAAACGGAGGGCTTGCTGTCAAGTACTTTAAACACCCGGCAATTTGATGTTTTAGAATGA
- the menC gene encoding o-succinylbenzoate synthase — protein sequence MWIKSIELFQIKMPLNFTFKTSQTSLNHRETIVIRAVDELGNTGYGEVVAFNEPFYSNELLMDSKSVLINSYIPWVVNREIKHPFELHKWIDLTYPMAIAGLENALLDLFARRQQQPIMDVVFAEATHDRIAAGIVLGDLDISSLMQQIDYFQKEGYIRFKIKIKPEDGFFKLKLIKEKYPDLKLLADANRSYELQQMHELKKLDQLDLLCIEEPLASMDLLAYQKLQKEIKVPICLDESIQTVDDLKKAIQLKACKVVNLKIGRIGGMYYAKQMIEICRENNILYWIGSMVESGISKILHVHLASLKDTYIPGDLAPSRRYFQKDIIEPEIIVENGMIQVPKGSGLGVEIDENSLNDYTIDHIRIVGE from the coding sequence ATGTGGATTAAAAGTATAGAACTATTTCAAATTAAAATGCCTTTGAATTTCACATTTAAAACATCACAAACCAGCTTAAACCACCGGGAGACAATTGTCATCAGAGCGGTAGATGAGCTGGGGAATACAGGATATGGGGAAGTTGTCGCCTTTAATGAACCATTTTATAGCAATGAATTACTAATGGATTCGAAAAGCGTACTAATCAATAGTTATATCCCTTGGGTTGTTAATCGAGAAATAAAGCATCCATTTGAACTCCATAAATGGATTGACTTAACCTATCCAATGGCAATTGCCGGTTTGGAAAACGCGCTGTTAGATCTGTTCGCCAGGCGTCAACAGCAGCCTATTATGGATGTTGTTTTTGCTGAAGCAACCCATGATAGGATCGCTGCAGGCATTGTCCTGGGAGATTTGGATATTTCAAGCCTCATGCAACAAATAGATTATTTTCAGAAAGAAGGGTATATCCGCTTTAAAATTAAAATCAAACCGGAAGATGGATTTTTCAAATTAAAGTTAATTAAAGAAAAATACCCTGATCTTAAACTGCTGGCAGATGCCAACAGGAGCTATGAATTGCAGCAAATGCATGAATTAAAAAAATTAGATCAACTGGACTTGCTTTGTATCGAAGAACCACTGGCCTCAATGGATTTATTAGCCTATCAAAAACTACAGAAAGAGATAAAAGTCCCCATATGCCTGGATGAAAGCATTCAAACAGTGGATGATTTAAAGAAAGCCATTCAGTTAAAAGCCTGCAAAGTCGTGAATTTAAAAATAGGCCGTATCGGTGGAATGTATTATGCAAAGCAAATGATTGAAATTTGCAGGGAGAATAATATTCTCTATTGGATAGGGAGTATGGTTGAGAGCGGTATTTCTAAAATATTACACGTTCATTTGGCAAGCTTAAAAGATACTTATATTCCCGGAGATTTAGCACCGTCCCGGCGTTACTTTCAAAAAGATATCATTGAACCTGAAATTATAGTTGAAAATGGCATGATTCAAGTACCTAAAGGCTCTGGTTTAGGAGTAGAAATTGATGAAAATTCTTTAAATGATTATACAATTGACCACATCAGAATAGTTGGTGAATAG